The Polaribacter sp. KT25b genome contains the following window.
ATAAAAAAATGACTACAATTAATTAATAAATGTAAAGTTTTATTTACATTTGTATAAAAATAATAGCATTATGAAAATTAAGATGTTACCAAATTGGTGTAAAAAAGTAGGGATAGTTGTGTTTTTAATAGGAAGTATTGTCTCTGGGTATAAAGGTTTTATGCATGGACTTACAGCAGAGTGTAATCCAGATTCTACAAAATTTGATTTTTTTGAAAATTTATATAATAATCCGGTTTTGCATTTTTTTGAGGTTTTAGCAGTTATTGGAATGATGTTGTATATGTTTTCTAAAGAAAAAGTAGAAGATGATTATATAAACATATTACGGTTAGAATCTTATCAATTCACTATATTAATTGGTTTAGGGTTAACTGTTGTTATTTATATGATATGGGGAAATGTAAGTTTGAAGTTAGATTATATAATTAATTTATTTATGATCTTTTATTTAATCATTTTTGCCATCAAAAAACGTATCTACTAAATGAAAAACTTAATAAAAGTAGAGCGTGCAAGACATAATTTAACACAAGGAGATTTAGCTACAAAAGTTGGAGTTTCTAGACAAACAATTTATGCAATTGAAAATAACAAATTTAATCCGTCTGTAACGTTGGCTATTAAAATGGCGCGTTTTTTTAATGTTACTGTAGAGTATTTATTTGATATTGAAGAAGAAGATTAATTATAAAAGTTAATTTTTACGATTAACAACAAAGTTAATAACAACACCTTTGGGTGACTTATTTTAATAACATGATAAAAGTATTATTACTATTTTTTATTTGGTTTTTTCAAATAATCGGTTCTATTTTATAAAGAAGTTCAAAATATTTTATTTTGAAGATTTACCTTCAACAATCACAACAATTTCTCCTTTTGGCGGTTTTGCGGTGTAATGCGCTAAAACTTCTGTGGCAGTTCCTCTAATGGTTTCTTCAAACATTTTTGTTAATTCACGAGAAACGGAAACTTGTCTTTCAGCACCAAAATATTCTACAAAATGCCCAAGAGTTTTTACTAATTTATGTGGAGATTCATAAAAAATCATGGTTCTTTTTTCTTCGGATAACAATAAAAATCGAGTTTGTCTTCCTTTTTTAACCGGTAAAAAACCTTCAAAAACAAACTTATCATTTGGCAATCCAGAATTTACCAAAGCAGGTACAAAAGCAGTTGCGCCAGGTAAACAATCCACCTCAATATTATTTTCTACACACGCTCTCGTTAATAAAAAACCAGGATCTGAAATTGCAGGCGTTCCGGCATCAGAAATTAATGCACACGATTCTCCGTTTTGTATTCTTTGAACAATTCCTTTTACAGATTTATGTTCATTATGCATGTGATGACTGTGCATTTGTGTAGAAATCTCAAAATGTTTTAAGAGTTTTCCGCTTGTGCGCGTGTCTTCTGCTAAAATAAAATCGACCTCTTTTAGAATTCTAATGGCTCTAAAAGTCATGTCTTCTAAATTACCAATTGGTGTAGGAACTAAATATAATCTGCTCATTAATAAGAATTACTATTGTAAACACAAACTTACAAAAGAATTGTGTAAAACTCTTTTGTAAGTTTGGTAAATGAAATAAGAAGCGATTATTGGATAATAATTTTTTTAACGCTGCTGTTTCTTGTACTTGTTACTCTTAAAAAACAAATACCTTTTGCCATTTTAGAAACATTTATAGTATTGTTTCCAATAGTTAATTTTCCGCTTTTTAGAGTTTTTCCATTAATGTCTGTTAAAACAAAATTTAATTTTTCTGTTGTAGATAATTTGATGTTATTAATTATTGGGTTAGATAGTATTTTAAGCCCATTAATTTTATGATTTTCTACAGACAGAGCATTACAAGCCGTTTCATCTGCTACAAAATGAGAAGCAGCATCTTTATTTTTCCAATTTTTATAACTCCAATCTGTATCATCAACATAAATACAAGTAAGATCTGGGTTGCTTTTTGCATTAAATGTGCCGTCAGAAATATTTGTATTGTTTCCATTTCTCATGTCTAAAGAAGATAATAGGTTGTTGAAACAAATAAATCTTGTGATTGCTGGGTTGTTAGAAATATCTATGGATGTTATTAAGTTTCCACTACAAAAAATGTGAAATAAATCTGGATTGTTAGAGGTATTTAAACTTGATAATTTATTATTACTAACACTTAAAACGGTTAATTTGGTATTGTTATTAATTTCTAATTCTGATAAATTATTACCACCTACAAGTAAATTTAATAGCTCACTATTTCCTGCAATATCTATATTTGAAATTTGATTATTTTCAATGCTAAGAAAATTTAAATACTGTGCATAATATAAGTAATCTAAAGAAGTAAGGTTA
Protein-coding sequences here:
- a CDS encoding helix-turn-helix transcriptional regulator, encoding MKNLIKVERARHNLTQGDLATKVGVSRQTIYAIENNKFNPSVTLAIKMARFFNVTVEYLFDIEEED
- the rsmI gene encoding 16S rRNA (cytidine(1402)-2'-O)-methyltransferase, with amino-acid sequence MSRLYLVPTPIGNLEDMTFRAIRILKEVDFILAEDTRTSGKLLKHFEISTQMHSHHMHNEHKSVKGIVQRIQNGESCALISDAGTPAISDPGFLLTRACVENNIEVDCLPGATAFVPALVNSGLPNDKFVFEGFLPVKKGRQTRFLLLSEEKRTMIFYESPHKLVKTLGHFVEYFGAERQVSVSRELTKMFEETIRGTATEVLAHYTAKPPKGEIVVIVEGKSSK